A genomic segment from Paramixta manurensis encodes:
- a CDS encoding Kdo(2)-lipid IV(A) acyltransferase, with product MTQLPQFSRELLHPRYWLTWFGIALLYLVVLLPYPLLYRLGCGLGRLAMRIMKRRAFIARRNLELCFPAMPAAERDAMVKRNFESVGMGLIETGMAWFWPDWRIRKWFATSGDEHIKQAKRENKGVLLIGLHFLTLELGARIFGMLNPGIGVYRPNDNKLLDWLQTWGRMRSNKSMLDRKDLKGMIRALKNTDIIWYAPDHDYGPQSSVFAPFFAVQQAATTKGSYLLIRSAKPAVIPFVPRRLPHGKGYEMIVLPEVTNFPLEDEVATATRMNQVLEEAILMAPEQYMWLHRRFKTRPQGEPKLY from the coding sequence ATGACTCAATTGCCTCAATTTTCTCGTGAACTCCTTCACCCGCGTTATTGGTTGACTTGGTTTGGCATTGCCTTGCTTTATCTGGTGGTCTTATTACCTTATCCCTTACTGTACCGTCTCGGCTGCGGGCTGGGGCGGCTGGCTATGCGCATAATGAAACGCCGCGCGTTTATTGCACGCCGTAATTTAGAACTCTGTTTCCCGGCAATGCCCGCCGCCGAACGCGATGCAATGGTAAAAAGAAATTTTGAATCGGTCGGTATGGGGTTAATTGAAACCGGTATGGCGTGGTTTTGGCCCGATTGGCGTATCAGAAAATGGTTTGCCACCAGCGGCGATGAGCATATTAAACAGGCCAAAAGAGAGAATAAAGGTGTGCTATTAATCGGCCTGCACTTTTTAACCTTAGAACTCGGTGCACGTATATTTGGCATGCTTAATCCAGGCATTGGCGTCTATCGTCCCAATGACAATAAACTTCTTGATTGGCTGCAAACCTGGGGACGTATGCGCTCCAATAAAAGCATGCTTGATCGTAAAGATCTGAAGGGCATGATCCGGGCGCTAAAAAATACCGACATTATCTGGTACGCGCCGGATCACGATTACGGCCCACAAAGTAGCGTCTTTGCCCCTTTCTTTGCGGTGCAACAAGCGGCCACCACCAAAGGCAGCTACTTACTGATCCGCAGCGCGAAACCGGCGGTCATCCCTTTTGTGCCGCGCCGTCTGCCGCACGGTAAAGGGTATGAGATGATTGTTTTGCCGGAGGTAACCAACTTCCCGCTGGAGGATGAAGTGGCGACCGCCACCCGTATGAACCAGGTGCTGGAAGAAGCGATATTAATGGCGCCCGAACAGTATATGTGGCTGCACCGCCGTTTTAAAACCCGCCCGCAAGGCGAACCCAAACTCTATTAA
- a CDS encoding NADH:flavin oxidoreductase/NADH oxidase: MSQLFTPITFGQLALQNRIIVAPMCQYSAEQGQATAWHRIHLGHLALSGAGLLIVEATAVEAAGRITPQDLGLWDDATEQALAAVINDVKRYATLPLGIQLGHAGRKASCDVPWRGGGFLTAAHGGWQTSAPSALPFNPDDDTPLAMTKARIDEVKQAFVDSARRADRLGFELFEIHAAHGYLLHQFLSPLSNQRQDEYGGALENRMRIVLEIFREVRQAVPAHKAVGVRISATDWVEGGWDVSQSVALSQALEALGCDYIHVSSGGLSPAQQIDTKPNYQVPFAAEIKQAIAIPVIAVGLIVDPEQAEAILTAGEADAIALARAMLYDPRWPWHAAAKLGEKVNAPPQYWRSEPHDVKGLFKA; encoded by the coding sequence ATGAGTCAGCTTTTTACCCCCATCACGTTCGGACAACTCGCGCTACAAAACCGCATTATCGTGGCGCCAATGTGTCAATATTCCGCCGAACAGGGCCAGGCCACCGCCTGGCATCGGATTCATTTAGGCCATCTTGCGCTCTCTGGCGCTGGTCTGTTGATTGTGGAAGCCACCGCCGTTGAGGCTGCGGGACGTATTACGCCGCAAGACCTTGGGCTGTGGGATGATGCCACTGAACAGGCGTTGGCGGCAGTAATTAATGATGTGAAACGTTACGCCACGTTACCGCTCGGCATTCAACTGGGTCATGCCGGACGTAAAGCGTCCTGCGATGTTCCCTGGCGCGGCGGCGGGTTCCTAACCGCGGCTCACGGCGGCTGGCAAACCTCCGCCCCCTCCGCCCTGCCCTTTAACCCGGATGATGACACGCCATTGGCAATGACCAAGGCCCGTATCGATGAAGTGAAACAGGCCTTTGTTGATAGCGCACGTCGTGCCGATCGGCTCGGTTTCGAACTGTTCGAGATTCATGCCGCGCATGGTTATTTATTGCATCAGTTCCTGTCGCCGCTCTCTAATCAGCGCCAAGACGAATATGGCGGCGCGCTGGAAAACCGTATGCGTATCGTGCTGGAGATTTTCCGCGAAGTCCGTCAGGCGGTACCGGCCCATAAAGCGGTTGGCGTCCGTATTTCCGCTACCGATTGGGTAGAAGGCGGTTGGGATGTTAGCCAATCGGTGGCGTTGAGTCAGGCGCTGGAAGCATTGGGCTGCGACTATATTCATGTCTCCAGCGGCGGGTTATCGCCAGCGCAGCAGATCGACACCAAACCTAACTATCAAGTGCCGTTTGCCGCAGAAATTAAACAGGCGATAGCGATTCCGGTCATTGCCGTTGGGCTGATCGTTGACCCTGAGCAAGCGGAAGCGATTTTAACCGCCGGAGAGGCTGACGCCATTGCTCTGGCGCGCGCGATGCTGTATGACCCACGCTGGCCATGGCACGCGGCAGCTAAATTGGGAGAGAAAGTCAACGCCCCGCCGCAATACTGGCGTTCAGAGCCGCATGACGTTAAAGGTTTATTTAAAGCTTGA
- a CDS encoding rhodanese-related sulfurtransferase: MPVLHNLVSNEELKARMLAETEPRTTVSFYKYFTIDDPKAFRDALYTALTTLKVFGRVYVAHEGINAQISVPASHYEAMKQTLYTFHPALNNLRMNIALEDDGKSFWVLRLKVRDRIVADGITDESFDASAVGAYLKAPDVNAMLDDPDAVFVDMRNHYEYEVGHFEKAMEIPADTFRDQLPMAVEMLQGDKDKKIVMYCTGGIRCEKASAWMRHNGFENVYHIEGGIIEYARRAREMGLPVRFKGKNFVFDERMGERISEDVIAHCHQCGAPCDTHVNCKNDGCHLLFIQCPRCAEKFNHCCSPLCMEELALPADEQRARRAGRENGNKIFNKSRGLLNSTLTIPAPEKK, encoded by the coding sequence ATGCCAGTGTTACATAACCTTGTTTCCAATGAAGAGCTTAAGGCGCGGATGCTGGCCGAAACCGAACCGCGCACGACAGTCTCTTTCTATAAATATTTTACCATTGACGATCCGAAAGCATTTCGCGACGCGCTATATACCGCGTTGACCACTTTAAAGGTCTTTGGCCGGGTCTACGTGGCGCACGAAGGAATCAATGCGCAAATTAGCGTACCCGCCAGCCACTATGAAGCGATGAAACAGACCTTATATACCTTTCATCCGGCGCTGAACAATCTGCGCATGAATATTGCGCTAGAGGATGACGGAAAATCATTCTGGGTTTTACGTTTGAAAGTGCGCGATCGCATTGTGGCGGATGGCATCACCGATGAAAGCTTTGATGCGAGCGCGGTTGGAGCCTATCTGAAAGCGCCGGATGTTAATGCGATGCTGGATGATCCCGATGCGGTATTTGTGGATATGCGCAACCACTATGAGTATGAAGTGGGTCACTTTGAGAAGGCAATGGAAATCCCCGCCGACACGTTTCGCGATCAACTGCCGATGGCGGTTGAAATGCTACAAGGCGACAAAGACAAAAAGATTGTGATGTATTGCACCGGCGGCATTCGTTGCGAAAAAGCCAGCGCCTGGATGCGCCATAACGGTTTTGAAAATGTTTACCACATTGAAGGTGGCATTATCGAATACGCTCGCCGTGCGCGTGAAATGGGGCTGCCGGTGCGCTTCAAAGGCAAAAATTTTGTGTTTGATGAACGTATGGGGGAACGTATTTCCGAAGACGTTATTGCCCACTGTCACCAATGCGGCGCGCCCTGTGATACGCATGTGAACTGTAAAAACGACGGTTGTCATCTACTGTTTATTCAGTGCCCGCGTTGCGCAGAGAAGTTTAACCATTGCTGTAGCCCACTGTGCATGGAGGAGCTGGCGTTACCAGCAGATGAGCAACGCGCACGCCGTGCCGGGCGAGAAAATGGCAACAAAATCTTCAATAAATCCCGCGGCCTGCTCAACAGCACGCTGACAATTCCGGCACCGGAAAAAAAATAA
- the proP gene encoding glycine betaine/L-proline transporter ProP, whose protein sequence is MTNTSTPSGRPKKHFWQKKTKKNELSVDDITIVDQDMLKRAIGAAALGNAMEWFDFGVYSFLAVTIGKVFFPGGSPAVQLIATFGAFAAAFLVRPIGGLFFGPLGDRIGRQKVLAITMVMMAIGTFCIGLIPGYGTIGIAAPLLLLLARLVQGFSTGGEYGGAATFIAEYSTDERRGFMGSWLEFGTLGGYLLGAGLVTGLTAAMPADALLSWGWRIPFFIAAPLGIFGLYIRLKLEETPAFQKHMEKQEALEHSKPQLSLLQMLNKYRAQMLKCIGLVLLFNVSNYMLTSYMPSYLTGILGLSELSGLMLIMVVMFVMMPLTLFWGHWNDRLGRRPVIALGAVGLIVLAVPCLWLIGTGNLALVFLGLMILGALHTCFSGTMPSALPSLFATDIRYSALAIGFNISVSLFGGTTPLVTAWLVEKSHNLLMPAYYLIGASVIGLITVFFMRETARKPLHGSAPAVASEAEAVRLVKKIKLRRQKEAAKPAE, encoded by the coding sequence ATGACTAACACCTCCACGCCATCCGGGCGGCCTAAGAAACACTTCTGGCAGAAAAAAACCAAGAAAAATGAGTTAAGCGTTGATGACATTACCATTGTCGATCAGGACATGCTGAAACGGGCAATTGGCGCGGCAGCGTTAGGTAATGCCATGGAATGGTTTGACTTCGGCGTCTACAGTTTCCTTGCCGTAACCATTGGTAAAGTCTTCTTCCCCGGCGGCAGCCCGGCGGTGCAGCTTATCGCAACCTTTGGCGCGTTTGCCGCCGCATTCTTAGTGCGGCCAATCGGCGGGCTCTTTTTTGGTCCACTCGGCGATCGTATTGGGCGCCAGAAAGTGCTGGCGATCACGATGGTGATGATGGCGATCGGTACCTTCTGCATCGGCTTGATTCCAGGATATGGCACTATCGGTATCGCCGCGCCATTATTGCTGTTGCTGGCGCGCCTGGTGCAAGGCTTTTCAACCGGCGGCGAATATGGCGGAGCGGCGACCTTTATCGCCGAGTATTCTACCGATGAGCGGCGCGGATTTATGGGCAGTTGGCTAGAGTTCGGTACGCTTGGCGGCTATCTGCTCGGCGCCGGGCTGGTTACCGGCCTGACGGCGGCGATGCCGGCAGATGCGTTATTATCGTGGGGATGGCGTATTCCGTTCTTTATTGCCGCGCCGTTGGGGATTTTCGGGCTCTATATTCGGTTGAAGCTGGAAGAGACGCCTGCTTTCCAAAAGCATATGGAAAAGCAAGAGGCGCTGGAGCACAGCAAACCTCAACTTAGCTTGCTGCAGATGTTGAACAAATATCGTGCGCAAATGCTGAAGTGCATTGGGTTAGTGCTGTTGTTTAACGTTTCGAACTATATGCTCACCTCGTATATGCCAAGTTATCTGACCGGCATTTTGGGGTTGAGTGAACTGAGCGGCCTGATGCTAATTATGGTGGTCATGTTCGTTATGATGCCGTTGACACTGTTCTGGGGGCACTGGAATGACCGTTTAGGACGTCGACCGGTTATCGCGTTAGGCGCGGTTGGGCTGATAGTGCTGGCGGTTCCTTGTCTGTGGTTGATTGGTACCGGTAATTTGGCGCTGGTGTTCCTCGGTCTAATGATCCTCGGTGCGCTCCATACGTGTTTTAGCGGTACTATGCCTTCGGCGCTGCCTTCGTTGTTTGCGACAGATATTCGCTACAGCGCATTAGCGATCGGCTTTAACATCTCGGTTTCGCTGTTCGGCGGAACGACGCCGCTGGTCACCGCGTGGCTGGTGGAAAAATCGCATAATTTATTGATGCCGGCTTATTATCTGATTGGCGCATCGGTGATTGGGTTAATTACGGTGTTCTTTATGCGGGAAACCGCGCGTAAACCTTTACATGGATCCGCTCCGGCGGTGGCCTCCGAGGCAGAAGCGGTTAGGTTGGTGAAAAAGATTAAACTACGCCGCCAGAAAGAGGCCGCAAAACCCGCCGAATAA
- the solA gene encoding N-methyl-L-tryptophan oxidase produces the protein MVYDLIVVGSGSVGAAAGFYATRAGLKVLMIDGAHPPHQQGSHHGETRLIRHAYGEGARYVPMVLRAQALWDELEQLAGERIMHRCGVLNLAPHTSEFIRNVVDSAQQFKLEIQLLQADEVRQRWPQITVPDGYLGVFEPQSGYLKSEVAVRSWIRLAEQAGCAQLFNCAVSRIENEGSLQRVTTADGTFLAKKLLLSAGTWVRKLAPSLPIKPVRKVFAWHQADGRYSENNQFPAFTGEMPDGSHYYGFPADNNALKIGRHDGGQPIDTPEQRKPFGAWADDGSETFRFLRQFLPGVGVCLRGEACTYDNSPDEDFIIDTLPAQPNRLVITGLSGHGFKFASVLGEIATHFASDKKTEFDLTPFSLSRFTD, from the coding sequence ATGGTTTACGATTTAATCGTGGTCGGCAGCGGTTCAGTTGGCGCGGCGGCTGGTTTTTACGCCACACGCGCCGGGCTGAAAGTATTAATGATTGACGGTGCGCACCCCCCGCATCAACAAGGGAGCCATCATGGTGAAACCCGCCTGATACGTCATGCCTACGGCGAAGGCGCCCGTTACGTTCCGATGGTACTACGCGCTCAGGCGCTGTGGGATGAACTGGAGCAACTGGCCGGTGAACGCATTATGCACCGCTGTGGTGTGCTCAATTTGGCGCCGCACACCTCTGAATTTATCCGCAATGTCGTCGATAGCGCCCAACAATTTAAGCTGGAGATTCAACTGCTACAGGCAGATGAAGTCCGTCAACGTTGGCCGCAAATTACCGTTCCTGACGGTTATCTCGGCGTTTTTGAGCCACAGTCGGGCTATCTCAAATCGGAAGTTGCGGTGCGCAGTTGGATACGGTTAGCGGAACAGGCTGGCTGCGCCCAGTTATTCAACTGCGCGGTTAGCCGGATTGAAAACGAAGGATCACTACAACGCGTTACCACCGCTGACGGAACGTTTCTGGCGAAAAAATTGTTGCTGAGCGCCGGTACGTGGGTAAGAAAACTGGCGCCTTCATTGCCGATAAAACCGGTACGCAAAGTGTTCGCCTGGCACCAGGCGGATGGCCGCTATAGTGAAAATAATCAATTTCCGGCTTTTACTGGCGAGATGCCCGACGGGAGCCATTATTACGGCTTCCCGGCGGATAATAATGCATTAAAGATTGGTCGTCATGACGGTGGGCAGCCAATTGATACGCCGGAACAACGAAAACCTTTTGGCGCCTGGGCCGATGACGGCAGCGAAACCTTTCGTTTTTTACGGCAATTTTTACCGGGAGTCGGGGTATGCTTGCGCGGTGAAGCCTGTACCTATGATAATTCACCGGATGAAGACTTTATTATCGATACATTACCCGCTCAGCCTAACCGTTTAGTGATTACCGGATTAAGCGGACATGGATTTAAATTTGCCAGCGTACTCGGCGAAATAGCAACACACTTTGCCAGCGATAAAAAAACTGAATTTGATTTAACGCCGTTCTCTCTTTCTCGTTTTACTGATTAA
- the bssS gene encoding biofilm formation regulator BssS — MDRNKDVIQTHPLVGWDISTVDSYDAMMIRLHSLSSDQQQHDEAEVGQTYWLTTDVARQFISILEAGIAKIEATGHQDRDYKKH; from the coding sequence ATGGACAGAAACAAAGACGTTATACAAACGCATCCCCTGGTGGGATGGGACATCAGTACCGTAGACAGTTATGATGCCATGATGATTCGTCTGCATTCGCTTTCATCAGATCAACAGCAACATGATGAAGCTGAGGTAGGACAAACCTATTGGTTAACTACCGATGTCGCCAGACAATTTATTTCGATTTTAGAGGCGGGCATTGCCAAAATCGAAGCGACCGGGCATCAGGATCGCGATTACAAAAAGCACTAA
- the dinI gene encoding DNA damage-inducible protein I, with the protein MRVEVTVAKTTQLPQGALEALTSELEKRINHHYPETQNHVSVRYASANNLTVMGSGKEEKDRISEILQETWESADDWFITG; encoded by the coding sequence ATGCGTGTCGAAGTTACTGTCGCAAAAACTACTCAACTCCCTCAAGGCGCGCTTGAAGCGCTCACCAGCGAGCTGGAAAAACGAATTAATCACCATTATCCCGAAACGCAAAACCATGTGTCGGTCCGCTATGCCAGCGCCAATAATTTGACGGTTATGGGGTCGGGCAAAGAGGAAAAAGATCGGATCAGCGAAATTTTGCAGGAAACCTGGGAAAGCGCTGATGACTGGTTTATTACTGGTTAA
- the pyrC gene encoding dihydroorotase has translation MTARPQELIIRRPDDWHIHLRDDDMLQTVAPYTSAVCGRAIVMPNLVPPVTSVEAARAYRERILSAVPAEHDFQPLMTCYLTDSLDPNEVEKGFNEGVFTAAKLYPAHATTNSSHGVTNIAAIAHVLERMQKIGMPLLIHGEVTDAHIDIFDREARFIETVMTPLRQQFPELKVVFEHITTKEAAAYVQEGNRYIAATITPQHLMFNRNHMLVGGVRPHLYCLPILKRNVHQEALRQVIASGNPRFFLGTDTAPHLRHRKEASCGCAGVFNAPTALPAYATVFEEMNALQHFEAFCSENGPRFYGLPLNQGTLKLVRTPWTVEESIRIGEETLVPFLAGETLNWQVATA, from the coding sequence ATGACTGCACGCCCTCAAGAACTTATTATTCGCCGCCCTGACGACTGGCATATCCATCTGCGCGACGATGACATGTTGCAAACCGTGGCGCCTTATACCAGCGCGGTATGCGGTCGTGCGATTGTGATGCCTAATTTGGTACCGCCAGTCACCAGCGTCGAGGCGGCGCGCGCGTATCGCGAGCGTATTCTGTCCGCCGTTCCGGCGGAGCATGACTTTCAGCCGTTAATGACCTGCTATCTGACCGATTCGCTCGATCCGAACGAAGTCGAAAAAGGTTTTAATGAAGGGGTGTTCACGGCGGCAAAACTGTACCCAGCCCATGCCACGACTAACTCTAGCCACGGCGTTACCAATATTGCAGCCATCGCCCACGTGTTGGAGCGGATGCAAAAAATCGGGATGCCATTATTGATTCATGGCGAAGTCACCGATGCACATATTGATATTTTCGATCGTGAGGCGCGTTTTATCGAAACGGTGATGACACCGCTACGCCAGCAGTTCCCGGAGCTTAAAGTCGTTTTCGAGCATATCACCACCAAAGAGGCCGCCGCTTACGTGCAGGAGGGCAATCGTTATATTGCCGCTACCATCACGCCACAGCATTTGATGTTCAACCGTAACCATATGTTGGTCGGCGGCGTACGCCCCCATTTATATTGCTTACCGATCCTCAAACGTAATGTGCACCAGGAGGCGTTACGCCAAGTTATCGCCAGCGGTAACCCGCGTTTCTTTCTCGGAACCGATACCGCGCCGCATTTACGCCATCGTAAAGAAGCCAGTTGCGGCTGCGCGGGCGTGTTCAATGCGCCGACCGCCCTGCCCGCCTATGCCACGGTATTTGAAGAGATGAACGCGCTACAGCACTTTGAAGCTTTCTGTTCAGAAAACGGCCCGCGTTTCTATGGGCTGCCGCTCAATCAGGGCACGCTGAAGTTAGTTCGAACCCCGTGGACGGTAGAAGAGAGTATTCGTATTGGCGAAGAAACGCTGGTGCCCTTCCTCGCCGGGGAAACCCTCAACTGGCAAGTTGCTACCGCCTAA
- a CDS encoding lipoprotein, producing MKKAFLGLAALIFAGLLVGCNQLTQYTVNEQDINKALQKHNNYEKDIGVSGLVNAHIVLSNLSSQIGREEPNKVTLSGDADVNITSLFGPQQATMKLKMKAQPWFDKDKGAIYLKDLEIVDADVQPEKMQSIMKSVTPYLNQSLKSYFDRKPAYVLSSDRSKAESLAKKFAKGLEVKPGELVIPFTD from the coding sequence ATGAAGAAGGCATTTCTCGGGCTGGCAGCCCTTATTTTTGCTGGCTTATTGGTCGGCTGTAACCAACTCACTCAGTACACCGTTAACGAGCAGGACATTAACAAGGCGCTGCAAAAACATAATAATTATGAAAAAGATATTGGCGTATCGGGCTTAGTTAATGCGCACATTGTATTGAGCAATTTAAGTAGCCAAATTGGCCGTGAAGAGCCGAACAAAGTCACACTTTCCGGCGATGCTGACGTCAATATAACTTCACTTTTCGGCCCGCAACAAGCCACCATGAAACTTAAAATGAAGGCGCAACCGTGGTTTGATAAAGACAAGGGCGCCATTTATCTCAAAGATCTGGAAATTGTCGACGCGGACGTACAGCCGGAAAAAATGCAGTCGATCATGAAATCAGTGACGCCATATCTTAACCAGTCACTAAAAAGCTACTTTGATCGTAAACCGGCCTACGTTTTAAGTTCCGATCGCAGTAAAGCCGAATCGTTAGCGAAGAAATTCGCCAAAGGGCTGGAAGTGAAGCCCGGCGAGTTAGTGATTCCATTTACCGATTAA
- the grxB gene encoding glutaredoxin 2, with product MKLYIYDHCPFCVKARMIFGLKNLPVELVVLLNDDEETPKKLIGQKIAPILQKEDGSCMPESMDIVRFIDKQDGEPLITGKTNPAISDWLRQVNGYVNKLLLPRIAEAAFAEFATPEARRYFKDKKEANVGSFAELKQHAPGLVKKISQDLRDLDKFIVKPNAVNGELSEDDIHLFPLLRSLTLVAGVEYPSRVAEYRDNMAKQTQVNLLSSIAI from the coding sequence GTGAAACTTTACATCTACGATCATTGTCCATTCTGCGTTAAAGCACGCATGATTTTCGGCTTAAAAAATCTGCCGGTCGAACTGGTTGTCCTGCTTAACGATGACGAAGAAACGCCAAAAAAATTAATCGGTCAGAAGATAGCTCCCATTCTGCAAAAAGAGGATGGCAGTTGTATGCCTGAGAGTATGGATATTGTTCGTTTTATCGATAAGCAAGATGGTGAGCCTTTGATCACCGGCAAAACCAATCCGGCCATCAGTGACTGGCTACGTCAGGTGAATGGCTACGTGAATAAATTGTTGCTGCCGCGTATTGCCGAAGCCGCTTTTGCTGAATTCGCCACCCCTGAAGCACGCCGTTATTTTAAGGACAAAAAAGAGGCAAATGTCGGCAGTTTCGCTGAGCTGAAGCAACATGCGCCGGGTCTGGTGAAGAAAATTAGCCAGGATCTGCGCGATCTGGATAAGTTCATCGTCAAACCGAACGCGGTCAATGGCGAACTGTCGGAAGACGATATTCATCTGTTCCCCTTACTGCGTTCCCTTACGCTGGTTGCCGGCGTTGAATATCCCAGCCGCGTGGCAGAGTATCGGGACAATATGGCTAAACAAACCCAAGTTAACCTGCTCTCTTCAATTGCTATTTAA
- the mdtH gene encoding multidrug efflux MFS transporter MdtH — protein sequence MSRVARARRLGKAFLLVDNMLVVLGFFVVFPLISIRFVDQLGWAALSVGLALGLRQLVQQGLGIFGGAIADRFGAKPMIVTGMLLRAAGFASMAVAHQPWILWLSCILSGLGGTLFDPPRTAMVIKLIRPRERGRFFSLLMMQDSAGAVIGALIGSWLLSWDFRLVCWAGASVFVAAAGFNAWLLPAWRISTERTSMLEGMGRVLRDKRFCLYVLTLTGYYTLAVQVMLMLPIMVNQIAGVPGAVKWMYAIEATLSLTLLYPIARWSEKRFRLEQRLMAGLFLMTLSLMPIGMTNTLQQLFMLICTFYIGSIIAEPARETLSASLASARARGSYMGFSRLGLAFGGAIGYTGGGWMFDAGRELAMPELPWLMLGSVGMVTLLALWWQFQPRDVASGISPA from the coding sequence ATGTCGCGGGTCGCACGGGCCAGACGCCTCGGAAAGGCATTCTTACTGGTTGATAATATGTTGGTGGTGTTAGGCTTTTTCGTGGTCTTTCCGCTGATATCCATTCGTTTTGTCGACCAGTTGGGTTGGGCGGCGCTCTCAGTCGGCCTCGCGCTGGGTTTACGCCAATTGGTACAACAAGGGTTGGGCATTTTTGGCGGAGCGATTGCCGATCGTTTCGGCGCGAAGCCGATGATCGTTACCGGGATGCTGCTGCGCGCCGCCGGTTTTGCCAGCATGGCGGTCGCTCATCAACCCTGGATTCTGTGGTTGTCCTGTATTCTTTCTGGCCTCGGCGGCACCCTGTTCGATCCGCCGCGTACCGCGATGGTGATCAAGCTGATTCGTCCTCGCGAACGCGGGCGGTTTTTCTCGCTGTTGATGATGCAGGATAGCGCGGGCGCGGTGATTGGCGCTCTAATCGGTAGCTGGCTATTGTCGTGGGATTTCCGCCTGGTGTGTTGGGCCGGCGCCTCAGTTTTTGTTGCCGCCGCCGGGTTTAATGCCTGGCTACTACCGGCGTGGCGTATCTCGACTGAACGCACCTCAATGCTGGAAGGAATGGGCCGCGTACTGCGTGACAAGCGCTTCTGTCTGTATGTGTTGACGTTGACCGGCTACTACACGTTAGCCGTGCAGGTGATGTTGATGCTGCCGATAATGGTTAATCAAATTGCTGGCGTGCCGGGCGCGGTAAAGTGGATGTATGCCATTGAAGCAACGTTATCGCTCACCTTGCTGTACCCGATTGCACGCTGGAGCGAGAAGCGCTTTCGTCTTGAGCAACGCTTAATGGCGGGCCTGTTTTTGATGACGCTCAGCCTTATGCCGATAGGGATGACCAACACGTTACAACAGCTCTTTATGTTGATCTGCACCTTTTATATCGGCTCGATTATTGCTGAGCCGGCACGAGAAACGCTAAGCGCCTCACTTGCCAGCGCTCGAGCACGCGGTAGCTATATGGGGTTCAGTCGGCTTGGCTTGGCCTTCGGCGGCGCGATTGGTTACACCGGCGGCGGCTGGATGTTTGACGCCGGGCGTGAGTTAGCGATGCCGGAATTACCGTGGCTAATGCTTGGTAGCGTCGGCATGGTGACGTTACTGGCGCTGTGGTGGCAATTCCAGCCACGCGATGTGGCGTCGGGGATATCGCCCGCCTAA
- the rimJ gene encoding ribosomal protein S5-alanine N-acetyltransferase gives MFGYRSSAPKVRLTTDRLVVRLVHERDAWRLADYYAENRLFLKPWEPVRDESHCYPSGWQARLGLIADMHRQGSAFYFIVMDPQESEVRGVANFSNVLRGSFHACYLGYSLGEKWQGQGMMYEALQAAIKYMQRQQHLHRIMANYMPHNQRSGNLLARLGFEKEGYAKDYLLIDGQWQDHVLTALTWREWAAERRG, from the coding sequence ATGTTTGGCTACCGTTCTTCTGCACCGAAAGTGCGTCTGACAACCGACCGGTTAGTGGTCCGTCTGGTTCATGAACGTGATGCCTGGCGGCTGGCTGATTACTATGCGGAAAACCGTCTGTTTCTCAAGCCCTGGGAGCCGGTGCGTGATGAAAGCCACTGTTATCCGTCGGGCTGGCAGGCCCGTCTGGGGTTGATCGCGGATATGCACCGGCAGGGCAGCGCATTCTATTTTATTGTTATGGATCCGCAAGAGAGCGAAGTTCGGGGTGTGGCGAATTTTAGTAATGTGTTACGCGGTTCGTTTCATGCCTGTTATTTGGGTTATTCGCTGGGCGAAAAATGGCAGGGGCAGGGCATGATGTATGAAGCGTTACAGGCGGCGATTAAGTATATGCAACGCCAACAACATCTTCACCGCATCATGGCGAACTATATGCCGCATAATCAGCGTAGCGGTAATCTGTTAGCGCGTCTGGGGTTTGAAAAAGAGGGCTATGCCAAAGATTATCTGCTGATTGATGGGCAGTGGCAGGACCATGTGCTCACCGCACTGACCTGGCGCGAGTGGGCGGCAGAGCGTCGCGGATAA